AGCGGCTTTCTTCAAATGTAGCTGGGATTCTATCCCCATCAATGAGCCGGGATCTCAATCTTCTCCGATCAGTTCCATCCCCTCAAAAAGATCGACCCAGCCGTCTAGTCTTTCTTTGACAAAAGTCTCAAGCTCCCAAGCCTCCGTCGAGACAGCCGCCATGTCCCCATCCCATACATACATATCCCCATCGACCGTAGTCCCATCCTCCAACTCCACTGCCACTGCTGCGACCTTGCAGGTCTCGCCCTCAAAGTCGTCTAGCTTTTTGCGTTGAGATGTTTGCAGCGTGAGAAGGTATCCGTCCACCGTCAAGGTTTCATCGGTGTGCTTGACAACAGCCGGGTAGTCGCGATCCTTGACGGCATATCGTGCGTAGCCATGGACCTGGGCGGGGCGAGCAAGACGGGCCACGGCACTAGTGTTGGATGCATCGCCAGTCAGGGCCCAGGCCAAGAGAGGCAGGGCTCTCAAGGTTCCGTAAACAAAGAGCGGTCTTGGTGTTGGCTGATTGTTCATTTTTGCTGGTAATGAAAATGATGCTTGCTTGTCTGCAGTTTGTGGCTGATTGATGCTGCTCTTCAGATATTCTCCCCGTGTAAAAACTCTGCAGAGCAATGACGGTGATTCAGAGAAAGATAGACGCGAAATTGTTGTTACTTGTTGCGGTGAAAAGTAAACAAACGAGGATGAATCACTTCAGGCAGGATGCATCTTATCACAACCACCAAACTTTGATCCGCAAACCCAACTTGTGAGCAGAGTAGAAAGTCAAAGTCAGATAAACCTTGGGCAGTATTGCAAACAGTTTTCGCAAAATGGTTCTTTGTATTTTTTTCACCTGTAGACGAGCAGTATACGAAAACCAAGTCTTCATAATGTCCATCAACACCTAAGCACGCACTACTCAGTGAG
The window above is part of the Fusarium falciforme chromosome 3, complete sequence genome. Proteins encoded here:
- a CDS encoding Putative gamma-glutamylcyclotransferase, with protein sequence MNNQPTPRPLFVYGTLRALPLLAWALTGDASNTSAVARLARPAQVHGYARYAVKDRDYPAVVKHTDETLTVDGYLLTLQTSQRKKLDDFEGETCKVAAVAVELEDGTTVDGDMYVWDGDMAAVSTEAWELETFVKERLDGWVDLFEGMELIGED